A genomic region of Vitis vinifera cultivar Pinot Noir 40024 chromosome 7, ASM3070453v1 contains the following coding sequences:
- the LOC100266964 gene encoding U-box domain-containing protein 3 — protein sequence MPSSTILIHIKGGQMDTKSVRCLINSISRFIHLVSCQTLKPMPIQKDCRNMVGLLKLLKPVLDDVVNCKIPSDEILFKECEELDMAVNEAREFVENWCPKMSKIFSVLQSEQLVMKIQSSSLEICFILCRLLHSSPSVSNLTSIQHCMQKLQHLEQKRISEYIEQALRSQRDEIIPHTQQLAKIIESLSLTSKQELLKESVAVERERMNAQVNKTAYELDQINQIVELVSHIRDCMVRLGGFEAINGVRIPSYFRCPLSLELMMDPVIVASGQTYERSSIQKWLDQGLMICPKTRQTLAHANLIPNYTVKALIENWCEENNITLSGTSEHTNITPVPSPLDHVSAQDVIGMDSFRCSIHSSNCTSRSSLEVGNGIEKLKVDVSTRFGGEESNVCKSREPEKLERQSPEQSYIHSRTESTSSAVSSIDSLPTASTELSRISNKQENGTGLSGEITSECHASPSNRDLEFSPWFSGKQFHSSKTKVEMVSNGKCGPPRILSLPFSDPKFDDLTTSSHVEKLVEDLKSQSNELQTVAASELRLLAKHNMENRIIIGRCGAIAPLVLLLYSEVKQTQENAVTALLNLSINDANKVIIAEAGAIESLIHVLKSGNAGAKENSAATLFSLSVLEEYKAKIGCSGAVKALVDLLGSGTLRGKKDAATALFNLSICHENKPRIIQAGAVKYLVQLMEPATGMVDKAVALLANLSIISEGRFAIVREGGIPLLVELVETGSVRGKENAASILLQLCINSPKFCTLVLQEGAIPPLVALSQSGTPRAKEKAQQLLSHFRNQREGAAAKGKS from the exons ATGCCTTCATCTACCATCTTAATCCACATCAAGGGAG GTCAGATGGACACTAAGTCTGTACGATGTCTTATTAACAGCATTTCTCGGTTCATCCATCTGGTTTCATGCCAGACACTGAAACCTATGCCCATTCAAAAGGATTGCAGAAATATGGTCGGCTTATTGAAGCTTTTGAAACCGGTGCTTGATGATGTTGTTAATTGCAAAATACCATCAGATGAAATTCTATTTAAAGAATGCGAAGAGTTGGATATGGCTGTTAATGAGGCTAGGGAGTTTGTGGAGAATTGGTGCCCAAAGATGAGCAAGATTTTCAGT GTTCTACAGAGTGAGCAATTGGTGATGAAAATCCAGAGCTCTTCCCTGGAGATTTGTTTTATATTGTGTAGATTGTTACATTCGTCTCCATCTGTGTCAAATTTAACCAGCATTCAG CACTGTATGCAGAAACTTCAACATTTAGAGCAGAAAAGAATATCAGAATACATAGAACAGGCTCTGAGAAGTCAAAGAGATGAGATAATTCCTCATACTCAACAGCTAGCTAAAATTATTGAGTCCCTTAGTTTGACATCAAAGCAGGAATTGCTGAAAGAGAGTGTGGCTGTGGAAAGGGAGAGAATGAATGCCCAAGTCAATAAAACAGCATATGAATTAGACCAAATCAATCAAATTGTGGAACTCGTCTCCCATATTCGTGATTGCATGGTTAGACTTGGGGGATTTGAAGCTATAAATGGTGTCCGAATACCTTCATATTTCCGCTGCCCATTGTCTTTGGAACTCATGATGGATCCTGTGATTGTGGCATCTGGTCAGACCTATGAGAGGTCTTCCATCCAAAAATGGCTCGATCAAGGGTTGATGATTTGCCCAAAAACCCGTCAAACTCTTGCACATGCAAATCTCATCCCCAATTACACTGTGAAAGCTTTGATAGAGAATTGGTGTGAGGAAAACAATATAACACTTTCTGGGACTTCCGAGCATACTAATATAACCCCAGTTCCATCCCCATTGGATCATGTATCTGCTCAAGATGTCATTGGAATGGATAGTTTCCGTTGTTCCATACACAGTAGCAATTGTACATCAAGATCCTCTTTGGAAGTTGGAAATGGAATTGAGAAATTAAAGGTTGATGTCTCCACCAGATTTGGTGGGGAAGAATCCAATGTATGCAAGAGTAGGGAACCTGAAAAGTTGGAGCGACAATCCCCTGAACAGTCATATATTCACAGCAGGACTGAATCAACCTCAAGTGCTGTTTCCAGTATTGATTCCTTACCTACCGCGTCAACTGAATTGTCAAGGATATCcaataaacaagaaaatgggacaGGGCTGTCTGGAGAAATCACATCGGAGTGTCACGCTTCTCCTTCAAATAGAGATTTGGAATTCTCTCCATGGTTTTCTGGAAAACAATTTCATAGCTCCAAAACAAAAGTGGAAATGGTCAGCAATGGAAAATGTGGCCCCCCGAGAATTCTATCCCTTCCATTTTCCGACCcaaaatttgatgatttgaccACCTCTTCCCATGTTGAGAAACTGGTTGAAGATCTAAAGAGTCAATCAAATGAATTGCAAACTGTAGCTGCATCGGAATTGAGGCTTCTGGCAAAGCACAACATGGAGAACCGCATTATTATAGGCCGTTGTGGGGCTATTGCACCATTAGTTTTACTTCTATACTCAGAAGTGAAGCAAACCCAAGAGAATGCCGTCACAGCTCTCTTGAATCTATCCATTAATGATGCAAATAAGGTCATTATTGCAGAAGCTGGAGCTATAGAATCTCTTATCCATGTTCTGAAATCAGGAAATGCTGGAGCCAAAGAAAACTCTGCAGCAACTCTGTTTAGCCTGTCTGTTTTAGAAGAATACAAAGCTAAGATTGGATGTTCTGGTGCAGTTAAAGCCTTGGTGGATCTTCTGGGCTCAGGGACTCTCAGAGGGAAGAAAGATGCTGCTACTGCATTGTTTAACCTATCAATATGCCATGAAAATAAGCCTCGTATAATTCAAGCAGGAGCTGTGAAGTATCTTGTTCAATTGATGGAACCTGCTACAGGAATGGTTGACAAGGCTGTTGCTCTTCTTGCAAACCTGTCAATAATTTCAGAGGGACGCTTTGCAATTGTACGGGAAGGGGGCATTCCCTTGTTGGTTGAGCTTGTCGAAACAGGATCAGTGCGAGGAAAGGAAAATGCTGCCTCCATACTATTGCAACTATGCATTAACAGTCCCAAATTTTGTACCCTGGTTCTGCAAGAAGGAGCCATCCCACCCCTTGTTGCCTTATCTCAGTCTGGCACACCGAGAGCCAAGGAGAAG GCACAGCAGCTTCTCAGTCACTTCAGGAACCAGCGAGAAGGGGCTGCAGCGAAgggaaaatcatga
- the LOC100261778 gene encoding rho-N domain-containing protein 1, chloroplastic gives MSRAIHLAAGYGPSDGRCLPCSGVSRRAVALSPCTSRCDYKTLSQVKIVPLKCISRGASFMCNASSSGNRRNPDFSRQSRHGFSRGRNRHNEENNNSENLEESEFLSSKNGPLLSLSGSPKFQATATPGPREKEIVELFRKVQAQLRDRAAMKEERKSEASQRQAKESENVDSLLKLLRKHSVEQGKRRSSSRDFNLSQPDQNGPFDEEKSTSFFDLSSSMRDEAREPNASFTRPASNFQRKSPVPRVKYYPGRDTVNSVSYPNMGGKKKKSLVETYSQPEPEPEPEPEPEPEPEPELEPETTFPDGDVFDELSDAESSDTEVYDDEDAEEQESAQHRDLSALKLPELRALAKSRGMKGFSKLKKGELMELLIGRSI, from the exons ATGTCTCGAGCAATCCATCTCGCCGCAG GTTATGGACCATCGGATGGCAGATGTCTCCCTTGCTCAGGGGTTTCTAGAAGAGCTGTTGCTTTATCCCCTTGCACTTCTCGGTGTGACTACAAAACCCTTTCACAGGTTAAGATTGTACCACTAAAATGCATATCCAGGGGAGCATCTTTTATGTGCAATGCAAGTTCTAGTGGCAATAGGAGAAACCCAGACTTCTCAAGGCAAAGCAGACATGGATTCTCCCGAGGCAGGAACAGGCATAATGAAGAGAATAACAACTCTGAAAACCTTGAAGAATCTGAATTCTTATCATCAAAAAATGGGCCATTACTTTCTCTTTCAGGTAGCCCAAAGTTCCAAGCAACAGCAACCCCAGGACCAAGAGAAAAGGAGATTGTGGAACTATTCAGGAAGGTGCAAGCTCAGCTTCGGGATAGAGCAGCaatgaaagaagaaaggaagagtGAAGCATCACAAAGACAAGCTAAAGAGAGTGAAAATGTGGATTCCCTTCTTAAACTCTTGAGAAAGCACTCAGTTGAACAAGGTAAGAGAAGAAGTAGTAGCAGAGACTTCAATTTGAGCCAGCCTGATCAGAATGGCCCATTTGATGAAGAGAAAAGCACAAGTTTCTTTGATCTAAGTAGCAGTATGAGGGATGAGGCCCGAGAACCTAATGCCTCTTTTACCAGGCCAGCATCAAATTTCCAGCGTAAATCTCCAGTTCCACGAGTAAAATACTATCCTGGGAGGGACACAGTAAATTCTGTCTCCTATCCAAATATGGgtgggaagaaaaagaagagccTAGTTGAGACTTATTCTCAGCCAGAACCTGAGCCAGAGCCAGAGCCAGAGCCTGAACCTGAACCTGAACCAGAGCTTGAGCCTGAGACCACATTCCCAGATGGGGATGTCTTTGATGAGTTGTCAGATGCTGAGTCTTCAGATACTGAGGTTTACGATGATGAAGATGCAGAAGAACAGGAATCTGCTCAACATAGGGATTTGAGTGCAttaaaactaccagaattgaggGCCCTTGCAAAGTCCCGAGGCATGAAAGGGTTCTCAAAGCTGAAGAAAGGCGAGCTCATGGAGCTGTTAATTGGGCGCTCAATCTGA